The Sphingosinicellaceae bacterium genome includes the window GCCAGATGCGCCTGCGCCTCGGTCGACAGGAACTCACCGCAGATCTTGTCATGCGCCCCCGCGCTCTTCTCCAGCAGCAGCGGGCGCCCGCCTGCCTGCGCCAGCAACGTCGCCGCCGCCGCTCCCGCCAGCCCGCCGCCGACGATGACGGTGCCGGTCACCGCACCCGGCCGACGCACAGCCGGAACGGCAGCTTCCACGCGACGGTGACGATCCTGCGGTCGATGCCGGCCGAGGCGAGCAGCCGCTCCCAGTCGGCGCGGCGGAAGCTGCGGGTCACCGACACCGCGCCGTCGTGGCGGACGAAATCGTGCCAGCGCGCCGCCCAGCTCAATAGCTGGAAGCCGCGCCATGCCAGCCAGTGCCGGTGCAGGTCGTTGACGAACCAGCCGCGCCCCGCCGCCTGCTCCATCCAGCGCAAGAACACGACCAGCCCGGCGTCGTCCATGTGATGCGCGGTCAGCGAGCTGACGATGAAGTCGAACCGCTCGGTCAGCGCGAAGGCATCGCCGGTGCGATAGTCGATCGTCATGCCGGCCGGGGTCACGGCCTGCGCGGCAGGCGCACTGCGCGGGTTGATGTCGATGCCGGTCAGCCGCGCCCGCGACCCGAACTTGCGCGCCACGGCCCGCAGCATGTCACCGTCGCCGAAGCCGACATCGAGGACGCTGAAGCTGTCCATGCCTGTCGCCGCCTTCGCCAGCCACGCCAGCGTCGGCGGCCGCGCCATCGTCACCGTGTTGACCTTGGCGAGATCGTGCATCACCGCGGCGAACACCTCGGGCGCGACGTCGTCGCCGTCCATCCACTCGGGCGTCGAGGCGCGGACGGCGAGGCTACTCACACCGCGGCTCCGATGACCCGGCCGATCCCGACCGTCACGCCCATCGCCAGCGCACCCCAGAACAGGACCCGGAGGGTCGGCCTGAGCATTGGCGCGCCGCCGGCCCGTGCCCCGACTGCGCCGAGCACCGCCAGCCCGGCCAGCGTCACTGCGAACACCACCGCCGACAGCACGGCCGCCGGAGCGAGCGCGACCGTGGCGATCGGCAACGCCGCCCCGATCGCAAACGAGGCCGCCGATGCCAGTGCCGCCTGTACCGGCCGTGCCGCCGTGGTGTCCGACAGGCCAAGCTCGTCACGCATGTGGGCACCGAGCGCGTCGTGCGCCATCAACTGGTCGGCAACCTGACCGGCGAGCGCCGGATCGAGGCCGCGCTCGACGTAGATCGCGCACAGCTCGACACGCTCCGCGGCGGGATCGACCGCCAGCTCGTGGCGCTCGAGGTTGCGCTCAGCCGCCTCGATGTCCGCCTGCGAACTGACCGAGACATACTCGCCCGCCGCCATCGACATCGACCCGGCGACCAGCCCGGCAATCCCGGTCACCAGGATCTGGCCGGGCGCGACCGCCGCAGCGGCGACCCCGACGATCAGGCTCGCGGTCGACAGCAGCCCGTCGTTGGCCCCGAGCACGGCAGCGCGCAGCCAGCCGATCCGGGTGATCCGGTGTTGCTCGTGCCGCTGGTGACTCCCCCGCGTGGCGGCGCTCACCCCACCGCCGTAAAGCGGAAGCTCTCCGCCGCCAGTCCCGGGCCGAAGGCGACGCCGAAACCCTCGCTCGCCTTGGCGACCGACTTGCCGATCTGGCCGAGGATGCGGTTCAGCACGAACATGATCGTCGCGGAACTCATGTTGCCATAGTCGCGGAGCACGCCGCGCGACCAGTCGAGCTTCCCCGGCGGAAGGTCGAAGCCGCTCTCGACCGCATCGAGGATGGTCCGGCCGCCGCCGTGCACGGCCCACAGGTCGTAGTCCGCCGGCCTCGTGCCGCGCAGCAGCCCGCCGTCGTCGTTGCGGTCGTTCTCGTACTTGAGCGCGCGCGCGATCTTGCCCGGGACCTCGCCCGACAGGTGCATGTCGAAGCCCTGGTCGCCAATCCGCCAGGTGATCGCCTCGCCTGAATCCTCGATCGTCGCGGCGCGGTAATCGCGGAGCGCGAGGCCGGTCTCGTCCGCAGTGATCAGCGTCGCCGCGCAGCCGTCGCCGAACAATAGCAGCGACAGCAGCCGCTCGAGGTCCTGCGTCTCCTGGAAGTGCAGCGTGCACAGCTCGAGGTTGACGACGAGCACCCGCGACTTCGGCTCCGAGCGGACGAAGTGATGCGCCAGCCGGGTCGCGTTGACGGCGGCATAGCAGCCCATGAAGCCCACGACCGTACGCTCGACCGACGGGTTGAGCCCCGCCAGCTTGACGATCAGCTGGTCGAGCCCGGGCGCGATGAAGCCGGTGCACGAGGCGACGACCAGGTGCGTGATCCGCTCACGCTCGCCGTCGAGGCCGAGCGCATCGATCGCCGCCATCGCCAGCTTGGGCGCGGTCAGCTCGAAACGCGCCATCCGCACGCCGGTCGAGGGGTAGGCCCCGGGAACGTAGAAACCTTCGGTGTCGGAGCCGAAGCCGTCGGGGTTGTCGACCGGCTTGAAGTAGGAATAGCGGTGGTCGATCCCGGAGCGCGAGTTCATGCGCTTGAACACCGCCTGGTCGCGGCGTTCGTTCAGTACGCGCCCGGCGAACTGGACGAACGCATCGTGGACGTCATGGGGCGGCGTCGCGGTGCCGATCCGGTTGATATGCGCCTGCGCCATGCGGAACTCCCTTGGCGAGGACACTAGGCCCTCGAACCTTAACGAGACAGTATTAAAGACTGGCTTGGGCGGCGCGCCGTGATGCCGCATGATCGCGGTGATGACAGACCGCTTCAGCGACGTACACGGACTAGACGTCGGCCATGCCGACGACCCGCACGCCCGCACCGGGGTCAGCGTCATCCTGCCCCACGCGCCGGTGGTCATGGGAGTCGATGTCCGCGGCGGCGCGCCCGGCACGCGCGAGACCGATGCGCTGGCCCCCGACACGCTGGTCGAGCGGGTGCATGCGCTCGTGCTCAGCGGTGGCTCGGTGTTCGGGCTGGCGGCGGCGGACGCGGTCGCGGTCGCGCTGTCGCGGCGCGGGATCGGGCTGGAGGCCGGGCCGTTGCGAATCCCGGTGGTGCCCGCGGCGATCCTGTTCGACCTGACCAACGGCGGCGACAAGGGCTGGGACGAGCCGCCGTACCGCACGCTGGCGCTCGCCGCGATGGGCGCGCTCGACGACCGCTCGGGGCCGGTCGGCGCGGGAGCCGGCGCAAGGGCAGGCAGCCGACCCGGCGGTATCGGCAGCGTTTCCGTGCTCGCGCCCTCGGGCCACCGGGTCGGCGCGCTGGTCGCGGTCAACAGCTTCGGGGAGGCCTATGCCGGCGAGCCGCCGTCGGGCGACGTGCCGCTGCCCAAGCTCGACCGCGCCCGCAGCCTCGCGGGGCGCGAAAGCACCTGCATCGGGGTCATCGCCACCGACGCACCGCTGACGCGGGCGCAGGCGACGCGACTGGCGGCGATGGCGCACGACGGCCTCGCGCGCTCGATCCGCCCGGTCCACACGATGTTCGACGGCGACTGCCTGTTCGCGCTGTCGACCGCGCCTGAGGGCCTGGCGCCGGTCGACTCGCTGGGGCTCAGCATCCTCGGCACGCTCGCGGCCGACATGGTCGCGAAGGCGGTCCGGCGCGCGGTGTTCGGCTAGCGGCCTCAGCCGGTCCACGCGCGCGACCGCGCCGGCAGCTCGGCCAGGAACGCCGCGGCGCTCGCCCGCGTCTCGGCCTGCCGCTCGGGCGTGAAGCGGTCCCAGCCGTCGTACATCCGCCACAGCCGCTGGTTGCCTTTGAGCCGGTCGCGGTGGCGCGCCAGGAAGTCCCAGTACAATGCGTTGAACGGGCAGGCGTCGGGGCCGACCTTGGCTTTCACGTCGTAGGTGCAGCGCTTGCAGTGATCCGACATGCGGTCGATGTACGCGCCGCCGCCGGCATAGGGCTTGGACCCGAGGATGCCGCCGTCCGCGAACAGGCTCATGCCGTGGACGTTGGGCAGCTCGACCCACTCGTACGCGTCGGCGTAGACGATGAGGTACCATTCCTCGACCTGGCGTGGCTCGATGCCGGCCAGCATGGCGAAGTTGCCGAGCACCATCAGGCGCTGGATGTGGTGGTTGTAGGCGTGGCTCTGGACCTGCCCGACCGACTGGGCGACGCACCGCATCCGGGTCTCGCCGGTCCAGTAGAACGCGGGCAGGTCGCGGGTGGCGTCCAGCGCGTTGCTCTCCGCATAGGCGGGGCCGGCGTGCCAGTAGATGCCCCGCACATACTCGCGCCAGCCGATGATCTGGCGGATGAACCCTTCCGCGGCGTTGAGCGGCACGTGGCCCTCGGCGTAGGCGCGCGCGGCGGCGTCGACGACCTCGCGCGCCTCCAGCAGCCCGCAGTTGATGTAGGGGCTGAGCGCGGCGTGCCACAGGTGCGGCTGCCCCTCGATCATCGCGTCCTGATAGTCGCCGAAGCGCGGCAGGGCGTTGGCGAGGAAGTGGTCGAGCGCCAGCAACGCCTGCGCCCGCGTCACCGCGAAGCCGAACGGCTCGAGGTCCCCGAAGTGGCTGGGGAAATGCGCGCCGACCAGCGCCAGCACGTCGCGGGTGATCGCATCCGGCTCGAACACCGCGACACCGGGGTAGTTGAGCCCGCGCGGCGGCGTCTTGCGGTTGTCGGCGTCGAAGTTCCAGCGCGTGCCCACCGGCTTGCCGAAGCTCATCAGCAACCCGGTGCGCTTGCGCATCTCGCGGTAGAAGTCCTCCATGACCAGGCGCTTGCGGGCGCCCGCCCACTCCGCGAACTCCGCCTTCGAGCACAGGAAGCGGTCGTCGGGGAGGATCTCGACCGGCACGTTCAGCGCCGCCGCCCAGCCGTCGAGCATCGCTTGCACCCGCCACTCGCCCGCCTCGACGACGCGGATGCCGCCCGCGCCGTGCCGTGCCAGAGCTCGCGAAACCTCGCCGGTGAAGCTGCCGGTGTTGCCGGCTGCATCGAGCGTCACATAGTCGACCGCCCAGCCGGCCTCGCGCAGCTCGTCGGCGAAGTGCCGCATCGCGCTGAACAGCAGCGCGATCTTCTTCTTGTGGTGGTGGACGTAGGTCGCCTCGTCCTGCAACTCGGCGAGGAGGACGACGGTGGCGTCGGGGTCGAGCCCGCGCAGGCTGGCGACGCCGTGGCTGAGCTGGTCGCCGAGGATGGGGACGAGGGTCTTCACCCGGCCGGTGTCGGGGCGGCATCCCCCCAGGTCAAAGCGCAGATGGTCGCGGCGGCGCTGCGCAGATGGTCGCGCCCGCGGATAGCCGCGGGCGCGACCCGTCAGAGCCTAGCGATACATCCACTGGTTATGGTGGCGATAGCGCGACTGGTAGTAGCGGCCGTTGTGAAAATAGCGGCCGCGACGGTGGTTGTTGTAGCCGTGCCGGTTGCGGTGGCCGTTCTGCCAGCCGTGGCCACGGTCGTTGTGGTAGCCGTGGCCGCGGTCGTTGCGGTCGTGATCGCGCGCCGTGGCCGGCACCGCGGCGAGCATCGCCAGCGCCGCAGCGGCGCCGAGTAGCTTGATGAACATGTGTTCACTCCCTCGTTATCCCGCCGCTGTCTGCAGTATCGCGGCCCGGCGGGTCAGGGGATAACGCGCGAAACGAGTTTAGCCCCGGATGAACAGCGCCACGGTCAGCGCGATGCCGATTACGACGACCCCGATCTTGAGCGCGGTCGCCGGCACCCGCTTGAGCAGCAGTGCGCCGCCGTAGCCGCCGATCATCGACCCCGCCCCGATCGCGATGGCCGACTTCCAGGCGACGTCGCTGGAGAACGCAAAGATCACCGCCGCCGAGATGTTCGCCAGCCCGACCAGCACGTTCTTGGTCCCCGCGGCGTTCCGCACCGGCATGCGCGCCAGCGTCAGTGCCGCCAGCGTCATGATCCCCGCGCCACCGCCGAAGAAGCCGCCATAGACCGCGATCACCGACTGGATCAGCCCCGACACCCACGCCGGTGGCGGGTCGCGCGCGACCTTGGGCTTGGGGCCGAAGCTGCTCCACGCGAACAGCGCGGTCGCGGCCAGCACCAGCCACGGCACCATCGCCGCGAATACCTTGGACGGGGTCTGCAGCAGCAGGAACGCCCCGGCGATCCCGCCGAGCAGGCTGATGATCGCCAGCGTGCGGAAGCTCAGCCGCTCCGCCCCGGCGACCAGCGAGCGGCCCGCCCAGCCGGTCGTCACCTGCCCCGGGAACAGCGCCAGCGTCGAGGTGATGTTCGCGGCGCGCGGGTCGAGCCCGCTGGCGATCAGCGCCGGCAGCGTGATGAACGAGCCGCCGCCCGCCAGCGCGTTCTGCGCGCCCGCCCAGATGCCGGCGAGGAAGAGAAGGACGTAGAGCACGGCGCGGGGTCGCATGGGTTGGGGATCGGGGCAACCCTGCGCGACTGCATGGCTGCGCCCCTCCCGAAAGAGTGGCGGGAACCGACCCCATTGTCATTCCGGCGAACGCCGGAACCCAGCTACCCAAACAGGTCAGTCTGAAGCCCTTGGCGCAACTGGGTTCCGGCGTTCGCCGGAACGACAACAAATTCGCGAGGAAACAATTTGATCGGATGAGCAGAAACCAAGGGCGATCACTACCCAGCGAATGACCAACCCCCGCCCCCGTGCTACCCCAACCCCATGCTCTACCTCGCCCTCAAGGCCCTGATCTCCGGCATCGTCATCGCCGCCGTCTCCGAGATCGCCAAGCGCAACCCCGGCTTCGGGGCGCTGGTCGCGTCGCTGCCCCTGGTCTCGGTGCTCGGCATGATCTGGCTGTGGCGCGACAAGCCTGACGCCGCCAACATGGCCGACCACGCGCAGGCGACGTTCTGGTTCGTGCTGCCGTCGCTGCCGATGTTCCTGGTGATCCCCGCCCTGCTCCGCGCCGGCGTGCCGTTCTGGGCGGCACTGATCGCCGGGTGCGTGCTGACCATCGTCTTGTATTCGCTGATGGTGTGGGCCGGGCCGCGGTTGGGATTGCGCCTCTAGCCCCGCCTGGAGTATCGTTACGGTACGGGTCGCGACCAACTGCCACGGAGATCGGCATGGGCGCGTATTTGACCAAGCTGGACGGACTCGCCCCGGCGGCGCGCTGGACGCAGGCGCGGGCCTGGCTGTTCGACGAGCCGATGCCGTTCTTCGCCGAGCTTCGCGCCGAGCGCCCGGTGCTGGCGCTGCCCGAACTGACGCTGGCCACAAGTTACGCGGATTGCTCGCTGATCCTGCGCCGCCACCTGAGCTTCCAGGTCGACCTGTATAAGCCCAAGCAGGGCGACTACTGGATGGCGCAGGACGAGACCCCGGTCCACGTCCGCGAGAAGTCGGTGATGCGCGCCATCCTCGACCGCAGCGAAATCCCGGCGATGCGCGACTTCATCGCCACCACTGCAGCCGCCCGCCTGACCGCCGGCAAAGGCACCATCGATGCCACCCACGGCCTCGCGCGCGGCGTCGCGCTGAGCCTTGTCGAGGAGTGGTTCGGGTTCGAGCACGCCGACCGGCAGGCAATGTTCGAATGGTCCTACTGGAACCAGCAGGACGCGTTCCACAACCAGCCCTTCGACCACCGCCCCGACAGCGCCGAAATTATCGCGAAGCGCAGCGATGCAGGCGTCATGATGGGCCTCTACCTCGCCGCGCTGGTCGCGGCGAAGACCGTCGAGGTCAAGCTCGGGCACGGCGGCGACCGGTCGGTGGCGCGGCTGCTCAGGGTGTTCTTCTCGGGCGGGCTCAGCCCCGACTTCGACATCAAGCGCGTGATCTTCAACGTCGGCGGACTGCTGATCGGCGCCGTCGAGACCACTAACCACTGCGTCACCAACGCGCTCGCGGAGATCTTCGCGCGGCCCGATGTCCTGGCCCGCGCCAAGATTGCCGCGCTCGATCCCGACCCCGGCAAGTTCGACGGCTTCGCGCTCGAGGCGCTGCGCTTCAACCCGGCATTCCCGTATTTCTTTCGCACCGCCCACCGCGACGTCGTGCTGTCGGGCGGTAGCGACCACGCCGCGACGATCCCGAACGGCGCGACGGTGCTCGCGGTCACCCACAGCGCGATGCAGGACGAGCAGGTCTATCCCGACCCGACGCGCTTCGACGAAACCCGCGCGCAGGGCGACAGCTTCACCTTCGGGCAGGGCATCCACGAGTGCCTCGGCAAGGCGATCGGCAACGCGCTGGTCGTCGAGACGGTGCGGCAGGTGCTGCGCCTGAAGGACGTCCACGCCGCCGCGCCGGTGGTGTGGAAGGGGGGCGTACCGGAACAATGGCAATTGGGGTGGACGGTATGACGGTCCCGGGATCGCGGTTGCTGAAGCTGGCGACGGTCGCCGCGCTGGCACTGGTCGGCGGCCTGGCGGGCTGCACCACCGGCACCGCGTCGAGCGGGGCGGCGACGCTGCAGGGCTGGACGCCCAAGCAGCAGCTCGGCTGGTACGCAGCGACGCAGGGCTCGCGGCTGTTGCCGTGGGACTGGGCGATGGCGCTCGAGCGGCCCGGCGAGCCCGGCAAGTTCTTCGACGGGCAATGGCTCGCGGCGAAGTTCCGCCTGCTGCCCCGCGCGCCCGGCGAAATGCCGGTCGGCATCGCCCGCGACCGGCAGGACGACAGCGACCTGACCGTGACGAAATTGCGCTGGGTCGCCGGCCAGCCCGCCGACGCGCCGTGGCTCGGCTTCAACTGCGCCGCCTGTCACACCGCCGAACTGCACTACAAGGGCCAGGCGTTGCGCGTCGACGGCGGCCCCGGGCTGACCGACTTCCAGAGCCTCGTCGAGGCGGTCGAGGCGGCGCTGGTCGAAACCCGCGGCAACCCTGCCAAGTGGGACGCCTTCGCGCGCATTGTGCTCAAGACCGGCGACAGCCCGGGCGCACGCGTCACGCTTGGGACCGCGGTCGACCGGCTGATCGCGTGGAACGCCCGGATCACCGCCGCCAACGCGACGCCGCTGCGCCCCGGCTTCGCCCGCGTCGACGCCTTCGGGCACATCTTCAACAAGGTCGCGTTGCTCGCCGGGCCCGAGACCCCCGCGCCGCTGCCGTCCGACGCGCCGGTCAGCTACCCGTTCCTGTGGAACACCAGCCAGGCCGACCGCGTCCAGTGGAACGGTATCGCCCAGAATCTCAAGCTCAAGATCGGCGCCGGGCCGTTCGACTACGGCGCCCTGGCGCGCAACGCCGGCGAGGTCATCGGGGTCTACGGCGACGTCGCGGTGACCCCGGGCAGCGACCTCGGCGGCTTCAAGTCGAGCGTCGGCGTGGCAAATTTGTCGGAGCTGGAGCGCCTGCTCGCCGGGCTCAAGCCTCCGGTCTGGCCGGCGGCCTTCGGCCCGATCGACCAGACCAAGGCGGCGCGCGGCAAACTGCTGTTCGCGGCGCGCTGCGGCGGGGCGTGCCACACCAGCCTCGCGCCCGGCGACATCGGCACGCCGTTCAAGACCAACGTCTTCACCTTCGCCGGCAAGGGATTTGTCGGCGACGAGAACCCCGGCACCGACCCGGCGATGGCCTGCAACGCCTTCACCTACCGGACCCGTACCGGCAATCTGGCGGGCACGCCGCCGGGCTACCTCAAGGTCGCCAGCAGCACCGAGCCGCCCCTCGGCGACACCGCGCCGGTCGCGCAGATGCTCAAGACGACGGTCATCGGCGCGCTGGCGGGGCGGAAGTTCGAGGTCGTCGCGGCGGCCGGCAAGACCTGGCTCGGCATCCCGCCCAACCCGCGCGTCGGCGCGGTCGCGGTGGCGGAGAGCAAGGAGCAGCGGCTGGCGCGTTGCCTGCGCACCGCCGACCCGCTGCTCGGCTACCGCGCCCGGCCGCTGACCGGCATTTGGGCGACAGCACCGTATCTCCACAACGGCTCGGTGCCGACCTTGTGGGACCTGCTGCTGCCGCCCGAGCAGCGCCCCGCGACGTTCTTCGTCGGGACGCGCGAGTTCGATCCGGTCAAGGTCGGCTACGTGACCGCCGCGTCGCCCGACAACGGCTTCAGGTTCGTTGCGCGAGACGGCAACGGCCCGGTCACCGGCAATTCCAACGCCGGCCACGACTACGGCAACGCCAATCTCACCGACCCCGACCGCTGGGCGCTGATCGAGTATTTGAAAACACTATGATTACAACGGCTTAGGTTAATCCACTAAGCCAGGAGCCGTGATAAGCGTAACAATCCCACCACTCGCCTCACATCGCCGAGATGCCGCCATCGACGTACAGCCCGTGGCCGGTAACGAACTTGGCCTCGTCGCTGACCAGGTAGACCGCCGCCCACGCGATGTCGTCGGGCTCACCGACCTTGCCGAGCGGGATCTGCCGCCCAAGCTTGGCCAGCCCCTCCTCGCGCCCGAGCGCGCCCGTCAGCGCCGACAGGATCGGCGTGTCGATGAAGACCGGGTGGATCGAGTTGCAGGTGATGTCGTAGCGGCGCTTGGCGCAGTGCAGCGCCACCGACTTGGTCAGGTGGCGAACGGCGGCCTTGGCCGAGTTGTACGCGGCGCTGTTGGCCGCCGCGATGACACCGGCGATCGACGAGATGTTGAGGATCGACCCGCGCACCCCGGTCTCCTTCACCGTCCGCGCCATCAGCGGCAGCGCCAGCTTGCAGCCGTAGAAGACGCTGTCGAGGTCGATCGAGTGGACCCGCCGCCAGTCCTCGAAGCTCGTGTCCTCGACCGTGGTCCCTGCTGCGATCCCGGCGTTGTTGACCAGGATGTGCAGCCCGCCGAACTTGGCCTCGGCAAAGTCGAGCGCCGCCTGCCACTGGTCGGGTTCGGTAACGTCGTGCGCCACGGCAACCGCGTTCGGCCCGAGCGCCCGCGCCCCGGCATCGGCACCCGCGCCGTTGATGTCGGTCAGCACGACCTTCGCGCCCTCGGCGATGAACTTCGCCGCCATCGCCGCGCCGAGCCCCGAAGCGGCACCCGTAACGAGCGCGATCTTGCCTTTTAGACGGTCCACAGTGTCTTCCCCAAGTCGTGTTTGCGATACCATGGCCACACCCTGCTCGCAGGGCAAGTCGAACGAAGTGATGTAGCCGGGCAACAGGTGAGTTGCCTCAAAAATGCTGCACTGCGAAGGCGCTTGTTTAGCCCTAGTCGCCTCAATAAGGGTCCGCGGCAATACGGGATGAGACCGTAACCTTCCTTGGGGAACCTGTTGATGAAGTGCGTACTGCTGGCGACTGTTTGCGCCTTTGCGATCCCGGCCGCGGTGTTCGCGCAGGGTAATACCGCACCCGCCACGACGCCGAGCGGCGATGTCGCCGTGACTCCCTCGCCGACCGCGCCCGCCGCCGTCAGTGCCGGGGATCCGGTGACGCCGACCGCTGCGGCTAACCGGAACGACCCGGGCGAGATCGTCATCACCGCGACGCGTCGCAACCAGACGCTGTCCAACGTGCCGATCGCGGTATCGGCGGTCAGCCAGCAGTCGCTGCAGAACTCCGGCGCCAACGACATCCGCGCGCTCAACCAGCTCGCGCCGTCGCTGCTCGTGTCGTCGACCGGCAACGAAGCCAACGGCAGCGCCCGCATCCGCGGCATCGGCACCGTCGGCGACAACCCCGGTCTTGAATCGTCGGTCGCGGTGTTCATCGACGGCGTCTACCGCTCGCGCACCGGTTCGGGCCTGAACGAACTCGGCGAGATCGACCGTATCGAAGTGCTGCGCGGCCCGCAGGGCACGCTGTTCGGCCGCAACGCGTCCGCCGGCCTGATCAATATCGTTACCGCCAAGCCGTCGTTCGATCTCGGCGGCAATGCCGAGGCGACCTACGGCAACTACGATTATTACCGCCTCGCCGGCGGCCTGACCGGCCCGATCATCGCCGACAAACTCGCGGCGCGGATCGACGGCGTCTATGTCAAGCGCGACGGCTTCTACAAGGACGTTACCGGCACCGATGGCCGCGACAACGACCGCGACCGCTACTTCGTCCGTGGGCAGCTGCTGTTCACCCCGACCGACGACATCTCGGTCCGCCTGATCGGCGACTACACGCACCGCAACGAGAAGTGCTGCGCCGCCGTCTATGTCTCGACCCGCGAGACGCAGGACGTGACCGCCAATACGACGACGCCGGGCTTCAACACCGACGGCGCGTTCGTCACCAACCCGAACAACCGCATCGTCGACATCCTGAAGAGCCTCGGCGGCGTGTTCCCGACCCCGGGCGACCCCTACAGCCGCCAGGTGACGGTGTCGCCGGGCCGTACCTACCGCAACACGACGACCGATTGGGGCGGCTCTGGCCAGCTCGACTGGGATCTCGGCGGCGTCAAGCTGACCTCGATCACCGCCTACCGCCAGTACAAGGCCGGTGGCGCGGGCGACATCGACTACTCCAATGTCGACATCACCTACCGCGCCGACGACGGCAACGCCTATCGCCGCTTCAAGACCTTTACGCAGGAAGTCCGCCTCAACGGCTCGCTGTTCGGCGACCGCCTCGACTGGCTGGTCGGCGGTTTCTACAGCCACGAGAAGCTGCAGGTCGTCGACAACGCCAGGTTTGGTACGCAGTATGGTGCGTTCGCATCGTGCCGGGTCGTCTCGAGCATCAGTCCGAATGCCGCGCT containing:
- a CDS encoding TonB-dependent receptor, coding for MKCVLLATVCAFAIPAAVFAQGNTAPATTPSGDVAVTPSPTAPAAVSAGDPVTPTAAANRNDPGEIVITATRRNQTLSNVPIAVSAVSQQSLQNSGANDIRALNQLAPSLLVSSTGNEANGSARIRGIGTVGDNPGLESSVAVFIDGVYRSRTGSGLNELGEIDRIEVLRGPQGTLFGRNASAGLINIVTAKPSFDLGGNAEATYGNYDYYRLAGGLTGPIIADKLAARIDGVYVKRDGFYKDVTGTDGRDNDRDRYFVRGQLLFTPTDDISVRLIGDYTHRNEKCCAAVYVSTRETQDVTANTTTPGFNTDGAFVTNPNNRIVDILKSLGGVFPTPGDPYSRQVTVSPGRTYRNTTTDWGGSGQLDWDLGGVKLTSITAYRQYKAGGAGDIDYSNVDITYRADDGNAYRRFKTFTQEVRLNGSLFGDRLDWLVGGFYSHEKLQVVDNARFGTQYGAFASCRVVSSISPNAALRNPAAPGCLSATGIGTLNAALTPAGAAPIIAGLNRLSTLNDLGDNRAVYNQDSQNYAFFTHNIFKVTDRLSLTVGARYTHEKKSFDANFDNDNSVCPAQQAALSPYYTNPGLGALAQGIVGLSCTGNSSTSLNLLDLQSKLKESQWTGTAVLSWKPVDSTLLYASYAKGYKAGGFNLDRSPLGGLAGVLSPRTNANTSGDELKFDAEKVDSYEIGAKFKTRGFSLNAAVFREEFKSFQLNTFNGSVFIVQNINSCGTSLNGADTDNSATTGVCTGKTKPGVVAQGVELEAVMSPVHDLQFTAGYTYADTKYRKNLFGGTNKPLSNALFLLPGSQVSNAPKHVVTTSAAFTPDIGHNGYSLLFYADSRLTSKYNTGSDLFPEKAQESFVTVNARIGIRGPEEKWSLEFWGQNVFNKNYTQVAFNAPYQGSNSSAQVAAFGGTGNQLFSAFLAEPRTYGATARLRF